From a single Lolium rigidum isolate FL_2022 chromosome 7, APGP_CSIRO_Lrig_0.1, whole genome shotgun sequence genomic region:
- the LOC124675390 gene encoding PHD finger protein ALFIN-LIKE 9-like isoform X2 — MDAGYNPRTVEEVFRDYKGRRAGLTRALTTDVEDFFRQCDPEKENLCLYGFPNEHWEVNLPAEEVPPELPEPALGINFARDGMQEKDWLSMVAVHSDAWLLSVAFYFGARFGFDKNDRKRLFGMINELPTIFDVVSGKSKTKTTSNINHSNSKSKSNHKMKTSEPRAKQPKPQMKDEDREEEALDAGEDGGAVAGGGVEEHGETRCGACGDNYGQDEFWIGCDICEKWFHGKCVKITPAKAEHIKQYKCPSCMGTNGSSGSNKRARPSS, encoded by the exons ATGGACGCGGGGTACAACCCCAGGACGGTGGAGGAGGTGTTCCGGGACTACAAGGGCCGCCGCGCGGGCCTCACGCGCGCGCTCACCACCG ATGTGGAGGATTTCTTCCGGCAATGCGACCCGG aaaaagaaaatctGTGCCTTTATGGATTTCCCAATGAGCATTGGGAAGTAAATTTACCTGCTGAAGAAGTGCCACCTGAGCTTCCAGAGCCAGCATTGGGCATTAACTTTGCACGAGATGGAATGCAGGAAAAAGATTGGCTGTCCATGGTGGCAGTGCACAGTGACGCATGGTTACTTTCTGTTGCATTTTACTTTGGTGCTCGATTTGGATTTGATAAAAATGACAG GAAGCGCCTGTTTGGTATGATAAATGAGCTTCCCACGATTTTTGATGTTGTTAGTGGGAAGAGTAAAACCAAGACCACAAGCAACATTAACCACAGCAATAGCAAATCCAAGTCCAACCATAAAATG AAAACCTCCGAACCTCGGGCCAAGCAGCCCAAGCCCCAGATGAAGGACGAAGACCGCGAGGAGGAAGCCCTGGATGCCGGCGAGGATGGTGGTGCTGTCGCTGGCGGTGGCGTGGAAGAGCATGGGGAGACACGTTGTGGCGCGTGCGGTGACAACTATGGGCAGGATGAGTTCTGGATTGGCTGTGACATCTGCGAGAAGTGGTTCCACGGCAAGTGTGTCAAGATCACGCCTGCTAAGGCGGAGCACATCAAGCAGTACAAGTGCCCGTCGTGCATGGGCACCAACGGCAGCAGCGGCAGCAACAAGCGGGCTCGCCCGTCTTCCTAA
- the LOC124675390 gene encoding PHD finger protein ALFIN-LIKE 9-like isoform X1 yields MDAGYNPRTVEEVFRDYKGRRAGLTRALTTDVEDFFRQCDPEKENLCLYGFPNEHWEVNLPAEEVPPELPEPALGINFARDGMQEKDWLSMVAVHSDAWLLSVAFYFGARFGFDKNDRKRLFGMINELPTIFDVVSGKSKTKTTSNINHSNSKSKSNHKMQKTSEPRAKQPKPQMKDEDREEEALDAGEDGGAVAGGGVEEHGETRCGACGDNYGQDEFWIGCDICEKWFHGKCVKITPAKAEHIKQYKCPSCMGTNGSSGSNKRARPSS; encoded by the exons ATGGACGCGGGGTACAACCCCAGGACGGTGGAGGAGGTGTTCCGGGACTACAAGGGCCGCCGCGCGGGCCTCACGCGCGCGCTCACCACCG ATGTGGAGGATTTCTTCCGGCAATGCGACCCGG aaaaagaaaatctGTGCCTTTATGGATTTCCCAATGAGCATTGGGAAGTAAATTTACCTGCTGAAGAAGTGCCACCTGAGCTTCCAGAGCCAGCATTGGGCATTAACTTTGCACGAGATGGAATGCAGGAAAAAGATTGGCTGTCCATGGTGGCAGTGCACAGTGACGCATGGTTACTTTCTGTTGCATTTTACTTTGGTGCTCGATTTGGATTTGATAAAAATGACAG GAAGCGCCTGTTTGGTATGATAAATGAGCTTCCCACGATTTTTGATGTTGTTAGTGGGAAGAGTAAAACCAAGACCACAAGCAACATTAACCACAGCAATAGCAAATCCAAGTCCAACCATAAAATG CAGAAAACCTCCGAACCTCGGGCCAAGCAGCCCAAGCCCCAGATGAAGGACGAAGACCGCGAGGAGGAAGCCCTGGATGCCGGCGAGGATGGTGGTGCTGTCGCTGGCGGTGGCGTGGAAGAGCATGGGGAGACACGTTGTGGCGCGTGCGGTGACAACTATGGGCAGGATGAGTTCTGGATTGGCTGTGACATCTGCGAGAAGTGGTTCCACGGCAAGTGTGTCAAGATCACGCCTGCTAAGGCGGAGCACATCAAGCAGTACAAGTGCCCGTCGTGCATGGGCACCAACGGCAGCAGCGGCAGCAACAAGCGGGCTCGCCCGTCTTCCTAA